A part of Candidatus Aramenus sp. CH1 genomic DNA contains:
- a CDS encoding transposase: MNKLYEYGVKTYLVIEHNTSRLCAFHNVKVDRNPRSVDSCPLGRKLHSDVSGALNIIIRKIVNALALSFLFTSRGISHKGE, encoded by the coding sequence GTGAACAAACTCTACGAGTACGGCGTAAAGACATACCTAGTGATTGAGCATAACACTTCGCGGCTCTGCGCTTTCCATAACGTTAAGGTTGACAGAAATCCCAGGAGTGTCGATAGCTGTCCTCTTGGTCGTAAACTTCACAGCGACGTTAGCGGAGCGTTAAACATTATAATAAGGAAGATTGTCAACGCTTTGGCTCTTTCCTTTCTCTTCACATCACGGGGTATCTCCCATAAAGGGGAGTAA
- a CDS encoding MarR family transcriptional regulator produces the protein MSEKIRFPDGREVELHELIAFLYGVSRSDVEVLHVLMAKDKKMYADELANELHVTKASISKSINSLLYKGLINREKVNEQGKQKGRPNYVYWVEKESVYRKIVEDLERLVKTAKEELLSRLQVVMM, from the coding sequence ATGTCGGAAAAGATAAGATTTCCAGACGGAAGGGAAGTAGAGCTACACGAGCTAATAGCGTTCCTGTACGGCGTTTCAAGGAGCGACGTAGAGGTGCTCCACGTACTCATGGCCAAGGACAAGAAGATGTACGCGGACGAGCTGGCAAACGAACTGCACGTGACTAAGGCGTCAATAAGCAAGTCCATAAACAGCTTGCTTTACAAGGGACTAATCAACAGAGAGAAGGTAAACGAGCAGGGCAAACAGAAGGGTAGGCCAAACTACGTGTACTGGGTAGAGAAGGAAAGCGTGTACAGAAAAATAGTTGAGGACTTGGAGAGACTAGTGAAGACGGCAAAGGAAGAGCTGTTATCACGTTTACAAGTAGTAATGATGTAA
- a CDS encoding DUF2258 domain-containing protein, with product MAEEQRDIERAEEYVQLTPRTTALGGNKFELSTGLIIAARYADKLRRVALVALSKIAPRDVIIRDISELNKKLFDEITQKNIGKLDVIRLVVVAEYEPEEKKIKFENVQIQRFYTEEQCKKMQEDVVKENQRLKEELDSVKKEIQHLMSIIK from the coding sequence ATGGCAGAAGAACAGAGGGATATTGAAAGGGCTGAAGAATACGTCCAGTTAACTCCTAGAACTACTGCTCTAGGTGGGAACAAGTTCGAGCTGTCGACTGGGCTTATAATTGCTGCTAGGTACGCGGACAAGCTGAGAAGGGTAGCGCTAGTTGCCCTAAGCAAGATAGCCCCCAGGGACGTGATCATAAGAGACATCTCGGAGCTCAACAAGAAGCTCTTCGACGAGATAACTCAGAAGAACATAGGCAAACTAGACGTGATAAGGCTAGTAGTTGTTGCAGAGTACGAGCCTGAAGAGAAGAAGATCAAGTTCGAGAACGTACAGATTCAAAGGTTCTACACGGAGGAACAGTGCAAGAAGATGCAGGAAGACGTAGTAAAGGAGAACCAGAGGCTCAAGGAGGAGCTAGATAGCGTCAAAAAAGAGATCCAACACCTCATGTCGATAATAAAGTGA
- a CDS encoding transcriptional regulator: MELKTYCEESYVNVVPFLRAAIIKALTRRGFPVKKAVKVLGVSTTAYERHACDERVDRILNDEELGDMVEALASRILVGERIEPSTFCVLCTRSRKLFGLKECTY; encoded by the coding sequence ATGGAGCTAAAGACCTATTGCGAGGAGTCCTACGTTAACGTGGTCCCCTTCTTGAGGGCAGCGATTATAAAGGCCTTGACGCGAAGGGGGTTCCCAGTAAAGAAGGCCGTGAAAGTGTTAGGCGTGTCCACGACGGCCTACGAGAGGCACGCCTGCGACGAGAGGGTTGACAGGATACTCAACGACGAGGAACTTGGGGACATGGTAGAGGCTTTAGCGTCAAGGATACTCGTAGGGGAGAGGATAGAGCCATCAACCTTCTGCGTCCTTTGCACCAGGTCGAGAAAGCTCTTTGGCCTCAAGGAGTGTACCTACTGA